A window of Nocardioidaceae bacterium genomic DNA:
AGAGCCAGGAGTCGGCCGCCGGTCGCGGCGGCGCTGCCTCGACCGCGAGCCTCGCGACCTCGGCGAAGCAGTTCGCCCAGCGTGCGGTCTCGGCCGACAAGGACCGCGAGGCCCGCATCGCCCAGCGGCTGGACGCCGCCGGGTCGGGCCTGAAGCCGTCGGAGTGGGTGCTGGTGCACGCCGGCGTCGCGCTGGTCGCCGCTGTCCTGGGCTTCCTCGTCGGCGGGTTCAGCATCCTCGTCGCCTTGCTGTTCGGCGTGCTCGGTGCGGTGGCCCCGCCCGTCTACCTGCGCCTGCGGGCCGGACGTCGCCGCGCGGCCTTCTCGGCGCTGCTCGCGGACACGCTGCAGCTCATGGCCGGCAGCCTGCAGGCCGGCCAGTCGCTGGCGCAGTCGATCGACACCGTCGTGCGCGAGGGCCAGGAGCCGATCACCTCCGAGTTCCGCCGGGTGCTCGTCGCGTCCCGCCTGGGCATCGCGATCGAGGACGCCATGGAGGAGGTCGCCGAGCGCATGGAGTCCGAGGACTTCGGCTGGGTCGTCATGGCCGTCCGGATCCAGCGCGAGGTCGGCGGCAACCTCTCCGAGCTGCTCGTCACCGTGGCGAGCACGCTGCGCGAGCGGGAGTTCCTGCGCCGGCACATCAAGGCGCTCTCGGCCGAGGGACGACTCTCGATGTACGTGCTCGCGGGCCTGCCGCCGGTGTTCCTGCTCTACCTGACCCTGACCAACTACGAGTACGTCTCGGTCATGTTCACCGAGCAACTGGGCTGGCTGATGATGGGCGGCGCCGTGGTGCTGCTGGCCGTCGGCATGCTCTGGATGAGCAAGATCGTGGACGTGGAGCTGTGATGACGACCCTCGGCACGACCGGACTGGTCGTCGGACTCCTGTGTCTGTTCCTCGGCGCGCTGCTCGTGCTGGTCATCGCCCAGGGCGGGTTCGCCGCGAACGACCGCGGGATGGACAAGACGCTCTCCCTGGTCGACAGCATGGCCGGGTCGGCCACGTCGACCACCGGCCAGGACCCCGAGACCGGCTTCAAGGACCGGGTCTGGGAGCCGCTGCTGGGCAGGTCGCTGGCGCTCGGCCGCCGACTCACGCCGGCAGACCACGGTGACCGCATCCGCACCAAGCTGGCGAAGGCCGGCAGTCCCGAGGGGCTGACCGTCGACCGGGTGACCTCGATGAAGGTCATCGGGCTGTTCGCCTTCCTGACGGTCTCACTGCTGCTGACGCGGCTCATGGGGCTGAGCTTTCCGGTGACCCTCGTGCTGGTCGTGGGTGCGACGGTCATCGGCTACCAGGCGGTCGACCTCTACCTCTACCAGCTGGCGTACGACCGCGGGCACAAGCTGCAGCGCGAGCTCGCCGACGCGATCGACCTGCTGACGATCTCGGTGGAGTCCGGGCTCGGCTTCGACGCCGCGCTCGCGCAGGTCGCGCGCAATACCGACGGACCCATCGGTGAGGAGTTCGCGCGCGTGTTGCACGAGATGCAGATCGGCAACGGCCGCTCTGCGTCACTGAGGGCGATGGCTGAACGTGTCGACGCCGACGACGTGCGCTCGTTCGTCTCCGCGATGGTGCAGGCCGACGCCTTCGGCATCCCCATCGGCAACGTGCTGCGGGTGCAGAGCAAGGAGATCCGCGTCAAGCGCCGGCAGGCCGCCGAGGAGGCCGCCCAGAAGGTGCCGGTCAAGATCATGGTGCCGCTGATCTTCTGCGTGCTGCCATGCCTGTTCATCGTCGTGCTCGGCCCCGCCGGCATCTCGATCATGGACAGCTTCGGCGGTATGTGACGGGTGACCTCGTCGAGGTCACGGCCGGCTCGGTAAAGAGTCGGGCCCGTTGGTTAAGGAATGTCCGTTCACGGACTTAAGGCCTTACGTCACGCGCACCCTTGTTGTACCGACCAGCGTCTGGGAGCCCACCCCGGACCGAATCCTGAGGGGGACCACCCAATGCTCGAGTTTCTCGTCATCCAGCTCAACATGCTCAACGCCCGCCGCCAGTCCGAGCGTGGCGCCTCCGCCGTGGAGTACGGCCTGCTCGTCGCCGGCATCGCGGCGCTGATCGTCGCCGTCGTCTTTCTCTTCGGCGGTTTCGTCAAGGGCATCTTCTCGTCGACCTGCACGTCCATCGACACCCAGTCGACCGCTATCACCGGCACCTGCAGCTGATTCCAAGACTCACGAAAGGGCCCGTTCGCTTCGGCGGACGGGCCCTTCGTCGTTCTCAGGCCCTCACGAGCCCCAGCAGTCCCGCGACCTGCCCCGTCGCCCCGCTCCACGTGGGCGGATCGAAGCCCTCACCCCGTTCACGCCTCCCGCGCCGACCGAGCTCCTCGACGAGCACCCGCGCCAGCTCACCCGGCACCGCCACGACTCCCCCGGCCAGCTCGACGGCCTCCGGCGCCCCGCCCGACGGTCCCCCGACCACCGGCAGCCCGCAGGCGGCGGCCTCGAGGTAGACGATGCCGAACGCCTCCGCCTCGAGCCCGAGCCGCCGCGTACGACAGGGCATCGCGAAGACGTCGCCCGCGTCGGTCCACGCCGGCACCTCCTCCCACGGCACGGAGCCGGGCATCAGCACCGAGCGCTGCAGGCCGCGGTCGGCGACCAGCCCCATGACGCGCTCGCGGTCGGGCCCGTCACCCACCAGCAGCAGCACGGCGTCGGGGTGCGTACGCAGCACCTCCGGCCACGCCTCGACCAGCCGGTCCTGCCCCTTGCGCCGCACGAACCGTGCCGTGCACACCACCACCGGCACCTCAGGGGCGAGCCCGAGGCTCTCGCGGACGCCGTCCCCGCCGCAGCCCGGGCGGAACCGGTCGAGGTCGACGCCCGGCCGCAGCACCCGCATCGCGGCCGCGGCCTCGTCGTCGAGCGCGGCGGCGATCCGTTCGCGGCACCACTCGCTCACGTACGTGAGCACGTCGCAGCCCGCGCCGATGCGTCGCAGCATCGCCCGGCTGCCCGGCACCCGCGCCCACCAGACCTCGTGGCCGTGGGTGATGCCGACGATCCGCTCCGCCCCGGCCGTGCGCAGCGCGTCAGCCAGCAGCCCCAGCGGCGCAGCGGCCCCGAAGAGCACGCGGTCGCAGCCGTACGCCTCGAACGTCCCGACGACGCGGCGCCGCACCGCGGGGCTCGGGACCAGCATCGACGTCGGGTCGCGCACGACGGGGAACGGCAGCTGCGCGTCGTACGCCGCGTCGCCGTCCATCGACGCCGTGTGCACCACGACGGACCCCGGCGCGAGCGCCTCGAGGCCGCGGCACAGGTTCAGCACGAAGGTCTCGATGCCGCCGCGTCGCGTCGGGAAGTCGTTGGTGACGACCAGCACCCTGCCCGGTGCCCTGGGCTGTCCGGCGGTGCTCACGAGCTGACGAGCCCCCGGCCCACCGGCACTCCGGCGAGCCGCTGCAGGTAGCGCTGCCACGCCCGCGTGAACTGCCGCTCCGTGGTGCCGAGCGTCGAGAACGCCTGCGCGACCGGGGCCCCACCGTCGACCTGCTCGTAGAACGCGATCGTCGCTGCGGGCCCGTACCGCTCCGCCATCAGCCGCACCGCCAGCCAGGCCGCCTCGTAGGAGACGCCGAACTGCTCACCCGCCGGGTCGAACTCCAGCTCGCCCGGCAGCCGTCCGGGCGGGCCCTGCTCGCGGACCCGTTCGAGGATCGCGCCCGCGGCGACGTCGTCCGGAAGGTCCGTGACACGCAGGGCGGCCCAGTCGGCGTAGCCCTCCATCAGCCACAGCGGCAGCTCGGGCGAGGTCGACGCGTCGGTCGCGACGTGCACGGCCTCGTGCGTCATCACCACCTGCTCACCACGGTTGCCGAGCGTGCCCAGCACCACGGGGTTGACCACGACGTGCACCGGCGCCCCGGGCGAGGCACTGCCGTCGATGGTCGTGGTCACCGCGGCGACCGCGTCGTACGCGCCCTCGGGCTCCCCCAGCACGTGCGCGACCTCGACGGTGTCGTCGGGCACCTCGATCACCAGCGGACCGTCCCATGCCGGCAACGTGCGGGTCACCTCGCGCACCGCGGTGCGCCCCAGGGCGAGCACGCGCTCCACGCCGAGCGTCGAGGCCTCGTCCACCCGGGCCGAGACGCGGTCCACGGTGCGTACGGCGAGGTCGGCGCTCATCCACAGCGGCGTCCGTGCGCCCGCGGCGCCCGCTCCGACCAGCGCGACCTGTGGTGCGCCCGCGTCCGACTGCCCACCCACGTCGGCGAACGACACCGCGGCGGCCACCCGTACGCGCCGCGCCCCCGCGAAGGGGTCGCGGTAGGAGACCTCGACCTCGGCGGTCCACCGGCTCGGCGCGTCGAGCGTCGCCGCGACGTAGCGCAGCCGTACGTCCTCCAGCCCGATGGCGGCCACGTTGTCGGCCCACCGGTCGAGCACCGCCCGGGACCGCGACGACCCCGCGGCGAGTCCGCCCAACGCGGTGTCGTCGCCGTCCTCGAGCGCCTGCTCGACACGCTCGAGCAGGCTCGTCGTCGCCGCGGCGCGACCGGCACCGACGTCGCCGGTCGCGGCGGCGCCCTCGTTGCTGCCACCGCCCCGGCCGGGATCCAGGGCGTCGACGTCGAGCGTCGTCGCGGGGTCGCGCAGCGTCCACCAGCCCGCGGCCACGACCACGAGCAGCAGGGCGAGCACTCCCACCAGGAGGGGGGCCCGCGTCCTGTCCGGCTGCACGGCGTCGATCGTAGGCGGCCGCGCCCTACGCCGACTCCACGCGGAGCCCCTGCGGCGGATCCTGGGCCGCCACCATGCGCAGCGGCGGCACGAGGCCCGAGTCGGCGAGCACGTCGAGCGCCCGCAGCTCGTCGTCGGCGATCACGTCGGGACCGGTCCCGCCCGTGCCGCCCGCGCCGGCGGCGTCGGGCATGCCGAGCAGGACGCTCACGACGCAGTCGGAGCAGGCGAGCCCGCGGACGACACAGCTGTCGCAGTCGATGTGGACGGACATCGGTACCTCCAGGAGGTCGGGGAAGGCGAACCAGGGACGCGCAGCAGCAGACCACCGCCCACCGACAGAACCGCCCGGCCCGCGTGGCGGGACCCGGTTGTCGGTGGCCGCGCCTAGCGTCCCGGCCCATGAGCACCACCGCACCGACCCGCACCCCCAGCTGGGGCCAGCAGCGCAGCTTCGACGAGCTCGGGCGCCCCCTGCGCGAGACGACCTTCTGCGTCGTCGACCTCGAGACGACCGGCGGCTCGGCGGCGAAGGGCGCGATGATCACCGAGATCGGTGCCGTCAAGGTGCGGGGCGGCGAGGTGCTCGGCGAGCTCCAGAGCCTCGTCGACCCCGGTGAGCCGATCCCCCGGTTCATCTCGGTCCTCACCGGCATCACCGACGAGATGGTCGCGACGGCGCCGACGATCGAGCAGGTGCTGCCCGCCTTCCTCGAGTTCGCGCAGGGCTGCGTGCTGGTCGCCCACAACGCGCCCTTCGACGTCGGGTTCCTCAAGCACTTCGCCGGCGTGCAGCAGCTGCCGTGGCCGGCCTTCGAGGTGCTCGACACGGCCAAGCTGGCGCGCCGGGTGCTCCATCGTGACGAGACACCGAACTGCAAGCTGTCGACCCTCGCCGGCTACTTCGGCGCGAAGACGACACCGAACCACCGGGCGCTGTCCGACGCCCGCGCGACCGTCGACGTGCTGCACGGCATGCTCGACCGTCTCGGGGGTCTCGGCGTGCACACGATGGAGGAGCTCTCGACGTTCTCGGCCAAGGTCTCCGCCGCCCAGCGCCGCAAGCGGCACCTCGCCGAGCACCTCCCCCACGCCCCGGGGGTGTACCTCTTCCGCGACACCCGCGACGAGGTGCTCTACGTCGGCACCTCCAAGGACCTGCGCACCCGCGTCCGCAGCTACTTCACCGCCTCGGAGACCCGGTCCCGCATGGGCGAGATGGTCGCGGTGGCCTCGCGGGTCGACCACGTCGAGTGCGCGACCGCGCTCGAGGCCGAGGTGCGCGAGCTGCGCCTGATCGGCGCCCACGAGCCGCGCTACAACCGGCGGTCGCGA
This region includes:
- a CDS encoding type II secretion system F family protein, translating into MTTLGTTGLVVGLLCLFLGALLVLVIAQGGFAANDRGMDKTLSLVDSMAGSATSTTGQDPETGFKDRVWEPLLGRSLALGRRLTPADHGDRIRTKLAKAGSPEGLTVDRVTSMKVIGLFAFLTVSLLLTRLMGLSFPVTLVLVVGATVIGYQAVDLYLYQLAYDRGHKLQRELADAIDLLTISVESGLGFDAALAQVARNTDGPIGEEFARVLHEMQIGNGRSASLRAMAERVDADDVRSFVSAMVQADAFGIPIGNVLRVQSKEIRVKRRQAAEEAAQKVPVKIMVPLIFCVLPCLFIVVLGPAGISIMDSFGGM
- a CDS encoding Flp family type IVb pilin; this translates as MLEFLVIQLNMLNARRQSERGASAVEYGLLVAGIAALIVAVVFLFGGFVKGIFSSTCTSIDTQSTAITGTCS
- a CDS encoding glycosyltransferase family 4 protein, which translates into the protein MSTAGQPRAPGRVLVVTNDFPTRRGGIETFVLNLCRGLEALAPGSVVVHTASMDGDAAYDAQLPFPVVRDPTSMLVPSPAVRRRVVGTFEAYGCDRVLFGAAAPLGLLADALRTAGAERIVGITHGHEVWWARVPGSRAMLRRIGAGCDVLTYVSEWCRERIAAALDDEAAAAMRVLRPGVDLDRFRPGCGGDGVRESLGLAPEVPVVVCTARFVRRKGQDRLVEAWPEVLRTHPDAVLLLVGDGPDRERVMGLVADRGLQRSVLMPGSVPWEEVPAWTDAGDVFAMPCRTRRLGLEAEAFGIVYLEAAACGLPVVGGPSGGAPEAVELAGGVVAVPGELARVLVEELGRRGRRERGEGFDPPTWSGATGQVAGLLGLVRA
- a CDS encoding DEDD exonuclease domain-containing protein, with amino-acid sequence MSTTAPTRTPSWGQQRSFDELGRPLRETTFCVVDLETTGGSAAKGAMITEIGAVKVRGGEVLGELQSLVDPGEPIPRFISVLTGITDEMVATAPTIEQVLPAFLEFAQGCVLVAHNAPFDVGFLKHFAGVQQLPWPAFEVLDTAKLARRVLHRDETPNCKLSTLAGYFGAKTTPNHRALSDARATVDVLHGMLDRLGGLGVHTMEELSTFSAKVSAAQRRKRHLAEHLPHAPGVYLFRDTRDEVLYVGTSKDLRTRVRSYFTASETRSRMGEMVAVASRVDHVECATALEAEVRELRLIGAHEPRYNRRSRRPTKVTWLKLTDEAWPRLSYVRTVAEDGGTYLGPFRNRRAAEAVAGSLHETFPIRQCTGRLARRPSGSACVLAEMGRCLSPCDGSTSPEAYAEVVDGVRTALAASGDAVVERLTHRMRDLAAEERFEDAAAQRDRLFAFVRATSRAQRLVALTRLPELVGARREADGAWQVHVVRHGRLCAAGVMRGAVDATVWVDDLRASAETVRPGPGPTPAATAEESERLLRWLEQEGVRLVSVDGDWTSPVTGGGRHLASLDAAAASKEQLVPFDERRRLPVAHQPAR